One region of Purpureocillium takamizusanense chromosome 4, complete sequence genomic DNA includes:
- a CDS encoding uncharacterized protein (COG:S~EggNog:ENOG503NZBZ), whose protein sequence is MAAAAADEAIDLLIQDVVDASRIPPKARLTSIKPTVARLCSLAYEHGLAPVALTRLVGEVLAAPQLRQRLDQASLQALARNLYPRGDEGGDEGVPAEAALRVVGALGHGAGRAALGAQAALLRWLVLVWHVLDEGARGVLGRAYGVLFGVLDTAAIRPQVAHVLALLTRRKHVRPFRIQALLNLSRQTGNDPCLVGLLRVYKDYYPEIIVGEAVRGKAAAFKHPDPIWRARLDEIREAHAQRHAGAPSEAMRSGGFRVNRPVHRSARGKLVPVVHTSHATEDSVTLEEVDGVDAFVRSLDRLELPNQLVAVLVDPLLQKLLVLRPSAEADRRVANWLGGVLREVADGDADEDTLWEVLEVVRDYVTQTKTLPPVLLSFFARFLTLWGGEGRRDLVMDILGYTPLLDFQELYPHIFQPLEAAVQDNSSETLLALLGLYTRLLRRWVTALHAASPVPAHADAAVTALVRHVNTLALTLLQIAGTDDGGGGGDHDNNNNVNSVAVESAILSFYEQTTPLVAHPTLRQYVRIELPPSELVYDLFFSSSLASVSRLCRILAAYKRGFEAAMTTRPVAGRRGRPSGGGDSSGVVDNNSNNTTDGAAAAAQPIDASTYPKAYVNRYNGFLMDMCNCLWRARAFGLADANSRGCLLAPAVVAALTAYVPAVDRAFSLASLLSLSHAPLLARQSILRVRELEDEALERGGDSIRTRHAGPVTQDSLAKLAAAGGLRLSWQEYRIEVLEALSARGLPGVTELLKNTMTVLKNSMDGRSAAAAAAATGSQKTVS, encoded by the exons atggccgccgccgcggcagatGAGGCCATCGACCTCCTCATccaggacgtcgtcgacg CCTCCAGGATTCCGCCCAAGGCCCGCCTCACGAGCATCAAGCCCACGGTCGCGCGGctctgctcgctcgcctACGAGCACGGCCTGGCGCCCGTGGCGCTGACCCGGCTAGTgggcgaggtgctcgcggcgccgcagtTGCGTCAGCGCCTCGACCAGGCAAGCCTGCAGGCGCTCGCGCGTAACTTGTACCcgcgcggcgatgagggcggcgacgagggcgtgccagcggaggcggcgctgcgcgtggtgggcgcgttgggacacggcgcggggagggcggcactcggcgcgcaggcggcacTGCTGCGTTGGCTGGTGCTCGTATGGCAtgtgctcgacgagggggcgaggggcgtTCTGGGGAGGGCGTACGGCGTGCTGTTTGGCGTGCTGGACACGGCGGCGATACG GCCGCAGGTTGCCCATGTCCTGGCGCTTCTGACGAGGAGAAAACACGTCCGTCCGTTTCGAATCCAAGCCCT GCTCAACCTCTCGAGGCAGACGGGCAACGACCCGTgtctcgtcggcctgctgcgcgtcTACAAGGACTACTACCCGGAGATTATCGTGGGCGAGGCCGTtcgcggcaaggcggcggcgttcaAG CACCCGGATCCGATATGGCGCGCGAGACTGGACGAGATACGGGAAGCGCACGCGCAGCGACACGCGGGGGCGCCGTCTGAGGCAATGCGGAGCGGCGGCTTCAGGGTGAACCGACCTGTCCACCGGAGCGCGCGCGGCAAGCTTGTGCCCGTCGTGCATACATCTCACGCGACTGAG GACTCGGTCACGCTCGAagaggtcgacggcgtcgacgcctttGTCCGTagcctcgaccgcctcgagctgcccaaccagctcgtcgctgtgctcgtcgacccgctgctgcagaagctgctcgtcctgcggcccagcgccgaggccgaccgccgcgtcgccaactggctgggcggcgtgctgcgcgAAGTGGCCGAcggggacgccgacgaggacacgCTGTGGGAGGTGCTCGAGGTGGTGAGGGACTATGTCACGCAGACAAAG ACGTTaccgccggtgctgctgagCTTCTTTGCGCGCTTCCTCACGCtctggggcggcgagggacggCGCGACCTCGTCATGGACATTCTCGGCTACACGCCGCTGCTCGACTTTCAAG AGCTTTACCCGCACATCTTTCAgcccctcgaggccgccgtccaggACAACTCGTCCGAGAcgctcctcgcgctgctcggcctcTACACCAGACTCCTCCGCCGCTGGGTCACGGCTCTGcacgccgcgtcgcccgtccCCGCgcacgccgacgcggccgtcacGGCCCTGGTGCGGCATGTCAacaccctcgccctcacgCTCCTCCAGATCGCtggcaccgacgacggcggcggaggcggagatcacgacaacaacaacaacgtcAACAGCGTTGCCGTCGAGTCGGCCATCCTCTCCTTCTACgagcagacgacgccgctcgtcgcccaccCGACACTCCGGCAGTACGTGCGCATCGAGCTGCCCCCCTCGGAGCTCGTCTACGACCTCTTCTTCagctcctcgctcgcctccgTGTCGCGCCTGTGCCGCATCCTTGCCGCATATAAGCGCGGCTtcgaggcggccatgacaACGCGCCCCGTCGCgggacgccgcggccgccccagcggcggcggcgacagctcTGGCGTCGTtgacaacaacagcaacaatACCAcggacggtgccgccgccgcagcgcagcccaTCGACGCGTCCACGTACCCCAAGGCCTACGTCAACCGCTACAACGGCTTCCTCATGGACATGTGCAACTGCCTgtggcgcgcccgcgcctttggcctcgccgacgccaactcgcgcggctgcctgctcgcgcccgccgtcgtcgccgccctgacGGCCTACGTGCCCGCCGTGGACCGCGCCTTTTCCCtcgcgtcgctgctgtcgctgtcgcacgcgccgctgctcgcgcgGCAGAGCATCCTGCGCgtgcgcgagctcgaggacgaggcactcgagcgcggcggcgacagcatcCGCACGCGccacgccggccccgtcacGCAGGACAGCCTCGCCaagctggcggccgcgggcgggctgcggctCAGCTGGCAGGAGTACAGGatcgaggtgctcgaggcgctgAGCGCGCGGGGCCTGCCCGGCGTgacggagctgctcaagaaTACCATGACGGTGCTCAAGAACTCGATGGACGGGcggtctgccgccgccgccgccgccgccactggcTCGCAGAAGACGGTGTCGTAA
- a CDS encoding uncharacterized protein (COG:S~EggNog:ENOG503NZBZ): protein MACARRGGEGRSGEGVRRAVWRAGHGGDTVGCLPPCLLFLPYSRLLRTGRLPLSSLFPQSPLANRAVWCCRCYRPQVAHVLALLTRRKHVRPFRIQALLNLSRQTGNDPCLVGLLRVYKDYYPEIIVGEAVRGKAAAFKHPDPIWRARLDEIREAHAQRHAGAPSEAMRSGGFRVNRPVHRSARGKLVPVVHTSHATEDSVTLEEVDGVDAFVRSLDRLELPNQLVAVLVDPLLQKLLVLRPSAEADRRVANWLGGVLREVADGDADEDTLWEVLEVVRDYVTQTKTLPPVLLSFFARFLTLWGGEGRRDLVMDILGYTPLLDFQELYPHIFQPLEAAVQDNSSETLLALLGLYTRLLRRWVTALHAASPVPAHADAAVTALVRHVNTLALTLLQIAGTDDGGGGGDHDNNNNVNSVAVESAILSFYEQTTPLVAHPTLRQYVRIELPPSELVYDLFFSSSLASVSRLCRILAAYKRGFEAAMTTRPVAGRRGRPSGGGDSSGVVDNNSNNTTDGAAAAAQPIDASTYPKAYVNRYNGFLMDMCNCLWRARAFGLADANSRGCLLAPAVVAALTAYVPAVDRAFSLASLLSLSHAPLLARQSILRVRELEDEALERGGDSIRTRHAGPVTQDSLAKLAAAGGLRLSWQEYRIEVLEALSARGLPGVTELLKNTMTVLKNSMDGRSAAAAAAATGSQKTVS, encoded by the exons ATGGCAtgtgctcgacgagggggcgaggggcgtTCTGGGGAGGGCGTACGGCGTGCTGTTTGGCGTGCTGGACACGGCGGCGATACGGTCGGTTGTTTGCCCCCctgcctcctcttcctcccaTATTCGCGTCTTTTGCGGACGGGGCGACTGCCGTTGTCTAGCTTGTTCCCCCAGAGTCCGCTGGCTAACCGTGCCGTTTGGTGTTGTCGCTGTTACAGGCCGCAGGTTGCCCATGTCCTGGCGCTTCTGACGAGGAGAAAACACGTCCGTCCGTTTCGAATCCAAGCCCT GCTCAACCTCTCGAGGCAGACGGGCAACGACCCGTgtctcgtcggcctgctgcgcgtcTACAAGGACTACTACCCGGAGATTATCGTGGGCGAGGCCGTtcgcggcaaggcggcggcgttcaAG CACCCGGATCCGATATGGCGCGCGAGACTGGACGAGATACGGGAAGCGCACGCGCAGCGACACGCGGGGGCGCCGTCTGAGGCAATGCGGAGCGGCGGCTTCAGGGTGAACCGACCTGTCCACCGGAGCGCGCGCGGCAAGCTTGTGCCCGTCGTGCATACATCTCACGCGACTGAG GACTCGGTCACGCTCGAagaggtcgacggcgtcgacgcctttGTCCGTagcctcgaccgcctcgagctgcccaaccagctcgtcgctgtgctcgtcgacccgctgctgcagaagctgctcgtcctgcggcccagcgccgaggccgaccgccgcgtcgccaactggctgggcggcgtgctgcgcgAAGTGGCCGAcggggacgccgacgaggacacgCTGTGGGAGGTGCTCGAGGTGGTGAGGGACTATGTCACGCAGACAAAG ACGTTaccgccggtgctgctgagCTTCTTTGCGCGCTTCCTCACGCtctggggcggcgagggacggCGCGACCTCGTCATGGACATTCTCGGCTACACGCCGCTGCTCGACTTTCAAG AGCTTTACCCGCACATCTTTCAgcccctcgaggccgccgtccaggACAACTCGTCCGAGAcgctcctcgcgctgctcggcctcTACACCAGACTCCTCCGCCGCTGGGTCACGGCTCTGcacgccgcgtcgcccgtccCCGCgcacgccgacgcggccgtcacGGCCCTGGTGCGGCATGTCAacaccctcgccctcacgCTCCTCCAGATCGCtggcaccgacgacggcggcggaggcggagatcacgacaacaacaacaacgtcAACAGCGTTGCCGTCGAGTCGGCCATCCTCTCCTTCTACgagcagacgacgccgctcgtcgcccaccCGACACTCCGGCAGTACGTGCGCATCGAGCTGCCCCCCTCGGAGCTCGTCTACGACCTCTTCTTCagctcctcgctcgcctccgTGTCGCGCCTGTGCCGCATCCTTGCCGCATATAAGCGCGGCTtcgaggcggccatgacaACGCGCCCCGTCGCgggacgccgcggccgccccagcggcggcggcgacagctcTGGCGTCGTtgacaacaacagcaacaatACCAcggacggtgccgccgccgcagcgcagcccaTCGACGCGTCCACGTACCCCAAGGCCTACGTCAACCGCTACAACGGCTTCCTCATGGACATGTGCAACTGCCTgtggcgcgcccgcgcctttggcctcgccgacgccaactcgcgcggctgcctgctcgcgcccgccgtcgtcgccgccctgacGGCCTACGTGCCCGCCGTGGACCGCGCCTTTTCCCtcgcgtcgctgctgtcgctgtcgcacgcgccgctgctcgcgcgGCAGAGCATCCTGCGCgtgcgcgagctcgaggacgaggcactcgagcgcggcggcgacagcatcCGCACGCGccacgccggccccgtcacGCAGGACAGCCTCGCCaagctggcggccgcgggcgggctgcggctCAGCTGGCAGGAGTACAGGatcgaggtgctcgaggcgctgAGCGCGCGGGGCCTGCCCGGCGTgacggagctgctcaagaaTACCATGACGGTGCTCAAGAACTCGATGGACGGGcggtctgccgccgccgccgccgccgccactggcTCGCAGAAGACGGTGTCGTAA
- the CAF16 gene encoding CCR4-NOT regulatory complex component (COG:Q~BUSCO:EOG09263X4B~EggNog:ENOG503NV4A) — translation MAAAAAASSSQKPPRVQVNDLSYTFPDYSTGVRHITLDLPPRSRTLLIGANGAGKTTLLRLLAGKRLAPSNTISICGVDPFKESLEGVTYLGLEWVLNPIVRNDIGVVELLRSVGGDAYPERRDELVAMLDIDTNWRMHAVSDGERRRVQLAMGLLRPWTVLFLDEITVDLDVLSRASFLDWLKRETESRECTIVYATHILDNLAGWPTHLVHMHLGTVKEWDRADTMLASIDGSVGHTGNSRLGELVFGWLKQDLAERGPRSQANLGSEGKTYGFGGIKIGGYGDESKQSERQFNTARVGGEDNNKTFLGKRAS, via the exons atggctgccgccgccgccgcctcgtcctcgcaaAAGCCCCCCCGGGTGCAGGTCAACGACCTCTCGTACACCTTCCCCGACTACTCGACGGGCGTCCGCCACATCACGCTCGACCTGCCCCCCCGCTCGCGCACGCTGCTCATCGGCGCaaacggcgccggcaagacgacgcTCCTGCGGCTTCTCGCCGGCAAGCGCCTCGCGCCCAGCAACACCATCTCCATCTGCGGCGTCGACCCCTTCAAGGagagcctcgagggcgtcacctacctcggcctcgagtgGGTGCTCAACCCCATCGTCCGCAACGAcattggcgtcgtcgagctcctccgctccgtcggcggcgacgcctaCCCCGAGCGCAgggacgagctcgtcgccatgctcgacATTGACACCAACTGGCGCATGCACGCCGTgtccgacggcgagcgccgccgcgtccagcTCGCCATGGGCCTGCTCCGCCCCTGGACCGTCCTCTTTCTCGACGAGATCACCGTCGACCTGGATGTCCTCAGCCGCGCCAGCTTCCTCGACTGGCTCAAGCGCGAGACAGAGTCCCGCGAGTGCACCATCGTCTACGCCACGCACATCCTCGACAACCTCGCCGGCTGGCCCACTCACCTCGTCCACATGCACCTCGGCACCGTCAAGGAGTGGGACCGCGCCGACACCATGCTCGCCTCCATCGACGGCTCCGTCGGCCACACCGGCAacagccgcctcggcgagctcgtcttTGGCTGGCTGAAGCAGGATCTCGCGGAGCGCGGGCCTCGGAGCCAAGCCAACCTCGGCTCCGAGGGCAAGACGTACGGCTTTGGCGGCATCAAGATTGGCGGCTACGGCGACGAGTCAAAGCAGTCGGAG cgcCAGTTTAACACAGCCAGGGTCGGCGGGGAAGACAACAACAAAACGTTTCTGGGAAAGAGGGCATCATAG
- the cdc1 gene encoding DNA polymerase delta small subunit Cdc1 (BUSCO:EOG09263CUU~COG:L~EggNog:ENOG503NVJ1) — protein sequence MVTLEDVSGSLLQKPGEAPHQVPPRAPSSYKPLDSFALNKQRTYQQQYGDMYFLRLTKIKPAVDEVAATAWEGTVIGGEEAKKVDRVLDVRQGELCWVAGTVYMEMALKPDILDDVSKDRWISAPVSAQRYYTDEETTQVMLEDDSGRVKLVGDMLKTVPLVTGCIVAVMGTENTSGEFEVIDIKFPDLPPQLQRWAETKPPATNGSSKAKSEDEDEEMTEASQKAGNKIAIVSGLSFSGSDSSYALELNLLLEYLLGEALAPLVQDQVSAISRLIIAGNSISTAADPTPGDTAQEKRANRKYGYDASSYNALPSRLFDEFVSEILPSMPVTLLPGADDPANASYPQQPIHMAMFSTAKEYGRDPSKPAAEPGWFDTVTNPFEAEIDGWRVLGTGGQNVDDVFRYIDSEDRLGMMEAMCRWRCSAPTAPDTLWSYPFQEDDPFVMKTCPHVYFVGCQPEFATKVIHGPDGQTVRLITVPSFSETGEIALLDTETLEVTKVKIEADGL from the exons ATGGTCACCCTCGAGGATGTCTCTGGGAGCTTGCTTCAGAAGCCCGG cgaggcgccgcaCCAGGTTCCCCCGCGAGCGCCCTCGTCGTACAAGCCGCTCGACTCGTTTGCCCTGAACAAGCAGCGCACCTACCAGCAACAGTATGGCGACATGTACTTCCTGCGCCTCACCAAGATCAAGCCCgctgtcgacgaggtcgccgcgACCGCCTGGGAGGGCaccgtcatcggcggcgaggaggccaagaaggtggaccgcgtcctcgacgtgcGCCAGGGCGAGCTGTGCTGggtcgccggcaccgtctACATGGAGATGGCCCTCAAGCCCGACATTCTCGACGACGTGTCCAAAGAC CGCTGGATATccgcgcccgtctcggcgcaGCGCTACTACACCGACGAGGAAACCACCCAGGTCATGCTGGAGGATGACTCGGGTCGCgtcaagctcgtcggcgacatgCTCAAGACGGTGCCCCTCGTCACGggctgcatcgtcgccgtcatgggcacCGAAAACACCAGCGGCGAGTTCGAAGTCATCGACATCAAGTTCCCCGACCTGCCTCCCCAGCTGCAGCGCTGGGCCGAGACGAAGCCGCCCGCTACTAATGGAAGCTCCAAGGCGAagagcgaggacgaggacgaggagatgaCGGAGGCGTCGCAAAAGGCTGGCAACAAGATTGCCATCGTGTCAGGGCTGTCATTTTCTGGCTCGGACTCGTCCTACGCACTGGAGCTGAACCTGCTGCTTGAGTacctgctgggcgaggccctcgcgccCCTGGTGCAAGACCAGGTGTCCGCCATCAGCCGTCTCATCATCGCGGGCAACTCCATCTCCACGGCCGCGGACCCGACGCCCGGCGACACCGCGCAGGAGAAGCGCGCCAACAGAAAATACGGCTACGACGCCAGCTCGTACAACGCCTTGCCGTCACGGCTCTTTGACGAGTTCGTCTCCGAGATCCTCCCGTCCATGCCCGTGACGCTGTTGCCGGGGGCGGACGATCCCGCCAACGCCAGCtacccgcagcagcccatcCACATGGCCATGTTCTCGACGGCAAAGGAGTACGGCCGCGACCCgtccaagcccgccgccgagccggggTGGTTCGACACCGTGACGAACCCCTTTGAGGCGGAGATTGACGGCTGGAGAGTCCTGGGCACCGGCGGACAGAACGTCGACGATGTGTTCAGGTACATTGACAGCGAGGACCGGCTGGGCATGATGGAGGCCATGTGCAGGTGGCGGTGCAGCGCCCCAACGGCGCCAGACACGCTAT GGAGCTACCCGTTTCAAGAAGACGACCCCTTCGTCATGAAGACGTGTCCGCACGTCTACTTTGTCGGCTGCCAGCCCGAGTTCGCCACCAAGGTGATCCACGGCCCAGACGGCCAGACCGTCCGGCTCATCACGGTGCCGTCGTTTTCGGAGACGGGGGAGATTGCGCTGCTAGATACGGAGACGCTGGAGGTGACCAAGGTCAAGATCGAGGCGGACGGCCTctga
- the cdc1 gene encoding DNA polymerase delta small subunit Cdc1, variant 2 (COG:L~EggNog:ENOG503NVJ1): MVTLEDVSGSLLQKPGEAPHQVPPRAPSSYKPLDSFALNKQRTYQQQYGDMYFLRLTKIKPAVDEVAATAWEGTVIGGEEAKKVDRVLDVRQGELCWVAGTVYMEMALKPDILDDVSKDRWISAPVSAQRYYTDEETTQVMLEDDSGRVKLVGDMLKTVPLVTGCIVAVMGTENTSGEFEVIDIKFPDLPPQLQRWAETKPPATNGSSKAKSEDEDEEMTEASQKAGNKIAIVSGLSFSGSDSSYALELNLLLEYLLGEALAPLVQDQVSAISRLIIAGNSISTAADPTPGDTAQEKRANRKYGYDASSYNALPSRLFDEFVSEILPSMPVTLLPGADDPANASYPQQPIHMAMFSTAKEYGRDPSKPAAEPGWFDTVTNPFEAEIDGWRVLGTGGQNVDDVFRYIDSEDRLGMMEAMCRWRCSAPTAPDTLCEGSPVSSFLCAKF, translated from the exons ATGGTCACCCTCGAGGATGTCTCTGGGAGCTTGCTTCAGAAGCCCGG cgaggcgccgcaCCAGGTTCCCCCGCGAGCGCCCTCGTCGTACAAGCCGCTCGACTCGTTTGCCCTGAACAAGCAGCGCACCTACCAGCAACAGTATGGCGACATGTACTTCCTGCGCCTCACCAAGATCAAGCCCgctgtcgacgaggtcgccgcgACCGCCTGGGAGGGCaccgtcatcggcggcgaggaggccaagaaggtggaccgcgtcctcgacgtgcGCCAGGGCGAGCTGTGCTGggtcgccggcaccgtctACATGGAGATGGCCCTCAAGCCCGACATTCTCGACGACGTGTCCAAAGAC CGCTGGATATccgcgcccgtctcggcgcaGCGCTACTACACCGACGAGGAAACCACCCAGGTCATGCTGGAGGATGACTCGGGTCGCgtcaagctcgtcggcgacatgCTCAAGACGGTGCCCCTCGTCACGggctgcatcgtcgccgtcatgggcacCGAAAACACCAGCGGCGAGTTCGAAGTCATCGACATCAAGTTCCCCGACCTGCCTCCCCAGCTGCAGCGCTGGGCCGAGACGAAGCCGCCCGCTACTAATGGAAGCTCCAAGGCGAagagcgaggacgaggacgaggagatgaCGGAGGCGTCGCAAAAGGCTGGCAACAAGATTGCCATCGTGTCAGGGCTGTCATTTTCTGGCTCGGACTCGTCCTACGCACTGGAGCTGAACCTGCTGCTTGAGTacctgctgggcgaggccctcgcgccCCTGGTGCAAGACCAGGTGTCCGCCATCAGCCGTCTCATCATCGCGGGCAACTCCATCTCCACGGCCGCGGACCCGACGCCCGGCGACACCGCGCAGGAGAAGCGCGCCAACAGAAAATACGGCTACGACGCCAGCTCGTACAACGCCTTGCCGTCACGGCTCTTTGACGAGTTCGTCTCCGAGATCCTCCCGTCCATGCCCGTGACGCTGTTGCCGGGGGCGGACGATCCCGCCAACGCCAGCtacccgcagcagcccatcCACATGGCCATGTTCTCGACGGCAAAGGAGTACGGCCGCGACCCgtccaagcccgccgccgagccggggTGGTTCGACACCGTGACGAACCCCTTTGAGGCGGAGATTGACGGCTGGAGAGTCCTGGGCACCGGCGGACAGAACGTCGACGATGTGTTCAGGTACATTGACAGCGAGGACCGGCTGGGCATGATGGAGGCCATGTGCAGGTGGCGGTGCAGCGCCCCAACGGCGCCAGACACGCTATGTGAGGGGTCGCCCGTGAGCTCCTTTTTGTGTGCCAAATTTTAG
- the cdc1 gene encoding DNA polymerase delta small subunit Cdc1, variant 3 (BUSCO:EOG09263CUU~COG:L~EggNog:ENOG503NVJ1): MYFLRLTKIKPAVDEVAATAWEGTVIGGEEAKKVDRVLDVRQGELCWVAGTVYMEMALKPDILDDVSKDRWISAPVSAQRYYTDEETTQVMLEDDSGRVKLVGDMLKTVPLVTGCIVAVMGTENTSGEFEVIDIKFPDLPPQLQRWAETKPPATNGSSKAKSEDEDEEMTEASQKAGNKIAIVSGLSFSGSDSSYALELNLLLEYLLGEALAPLVQDQVSAISRLIIAGNSISTAADPTPGDTAQEKRANRKYGYDASSYNALPSRLFDEFVSEILPSMPVTLLPGADDPANASYPQQPIHMAMFSTAKEYGRDPSKPAAEPGWFDTVTNPFEAEIDGWRVLGTGGQNVDDVFRYIDSEDRLGMMEAMCRWRCSAPTAPDTLWSYPFQEDDPFVMKTCPHVYFVGCQPEFATKVIHGPDGQTVRLITVPSFSETGEIALLDTETLEVTKVKIEADGL, translated from the exons ATGTACTTCCTGCGCCTCACCAAGATCAAGCCCgctgtcgacgaggtcgccgcgACCGCCTGGGAGGGCaccgtcatcggcggcgaggaggccaagaaggtggaccgcgtcctcgacgtgcGCCAGGGCGAGCTGTGCTGggtcgccggcaccgtctACATGGAGATGGCCCTCAAGCCCGACATTCTCGACGACGTGTCCAAAGAC CGCTGGATATccgcgcccgtctcggcgcaGCGCTACTACACCGACGAGGAAACCACCCAGGTCATGCTGGAGGATGACTCGGGTCGCgtcaagctcgtcggcgacatgCTCAAGACGGTGCCCCTCGTCACGggctgcatcgtcgccgtcatgggcacCGAAAACACCAGCGGCGAGTTCGAAGTCATCGACATCAAGTTCCCCGACCTGCCTCCCCAGCTGCAGCGCTGGGCCGAGACGAAGCCGCCCGCTACTAATGGAAGCTCCAAGGCGAagagcgaggacgaggacgaggagatgaCGGAGGCGTCGCAAAAGGCTGGCAACAAGATTGCCATCGTGTCAGGGCTGTCATTTTCTGGCTCGGACTCGTCCTACGCACTGGAGCTGAACCTGCTGCTTGAGTacctgctgggcgaggccctcgcgccCCTGGTGCAAGACCAGGTGTCCGCCATCAGCCGTCTCATCATCGCGGGCAACTCCATCTCCACGGCCGCGGACCCGACGCCCGGCGACACCGCGCAGGAGAAGCGCGCCAACAGAAAATACGGCTACGACGCCAGCTCGTACAACGCCTTGCCGTCACGGCTCTTTGACGAGTTCGTCTCCGAGATCCTCCCGTCCATGCCCGTGACGCTGTTGCCGGGGGCGGACGATCCCGCCAACGCCAGCtacccgcagcagcccatcCACATGGCCATGTTCTCGACGGCAAAGGAGTACGGCCGCGACCCgtccaagcccgccgccgagccggggTGGTTCGACACCGTGACGAACCCCTTTGAGGCGGAGATTGACGGCTGGAGAGTCCTGGGCACCGGCGGACAGAACGTCGACGATGTGTTCAGGTACATTGACAGCGAGGACCGGCTGGGCATGATGGAGGCCATGTGCAGGTGGCGGTGCAGCGCCCCAACGGCGCCAGACACGCTAT GGAGCTACCCGTTTCAAGAAGACGACCCCTTCGTCATGAAGACGTGTCCGCACGTCTACTTTGTCGGCTGCCAGCCCGAGTTCGCCACCAAGGTGATCCACGGCCCAGACGGCCAGACCGTCCGGCTCATCACGGTGCCGTCGTTTTCGGAGACGGGGGAGATTGCGCTGCTAGATACGGAGACGCTGGAGGTGACCAAGGTCAAGATCGAGGCGGACGGCCTctga